CTATAAATATTGGAAAGTCTTTTAAGAACGGCGCACCAATGTGCGGAAGAGTCATCTTTCCTACCATTAAATTGACCTTAAGGAGGATGTGAGAGATGTCTGGCTGTTGCCTTGCGCCATAGGGGAAGAATCAAATTGTAATGACCTAcctccaatgacacaatattgttcgcttttgacTCTCTAAATCAGACTTCCCAGAAGGTCACCCAttctgggattgctctcgcagaagcacgtttaactgcggagttctgataggttcatgaccatcacggctttaaaacgcgttgtgtcataaaatgatgcatttatacatataaacacatcctcATTCTTAGGCAATGTGGAACGTCACACAAACTGGCATGGAGGTGAAGAACTCCTACAAGTCTAGTAGTAATAAATGAAAAACAATTGACTTTCCCACTTCCATTGGACCATTTCCATCACTCCAAGTCTCCAATGGCCATGACTCACAActttatccttatttttttcaactttgtcTGGAATCTTTTCCACCTTATTCCTCTTCTAAAGCCGACACAcaaaaaaacaagggttttcTTTTGGTCCTGTCgtcaaattatttttagagaaaaagtTTATACTAACATGAAGAACAGGATTATAGTGTAACATACTTAATAACCTCCCAAAGGAACAGCAAGTTTGCCAGAGATTTTGCCAAAAGCAAAGAAACACTAGAAGAAATTGATCATCGAAATGGGCATGGCTTCCTTCAATGTCTCCACGACTCTTGTGGTCTTTACGTTGCTCTGCATGAGCAGAGAGGCTGCCGGAATTGAGTATTTACACCATATCTGTTCAAACAGTTCTACCGTTACTTTCACTCCCAACAGCACCTATCAATCCAATCTCTATCAACTCCTTTTCTCCCTTTCCTCCAACGCCGGACATGAAGGTGGTTTCTACAACACCACCGTAGGACAAAACGCTTCCGACACTGTCTACGGCCTCTTCCTCTGCCGTGGTGACCTTTCCACCCAAGAATGCCAAGACTACGTGGACATTGCGACCCAAGAGGTGATTAATCAATACTGTCCCATACAAAAAACGGCCGTGATCTGGTACGAGGAGTGCATGTTACGCTACTCAGACCAATATTTCTTCTCCACCATGAACACGTTGTCTGGATTTTACGTTCCTAGCCATAAAAATATTTCTGCAGATTCAAATCAGTTTAACCAGTTATTGATGCTGACAATGAACGACTCGGTAAGCCAGGTTGCGAATGTTAGCACCGGTGCGAAAAAGTTCGCAACTAAAGAAGCTAATTTTATGGGGTCTCAAATACTCTACACCCTTGAGCAGTGCATGCCAGACGTATCTAGTTCTGATTGCAGCATATGTATACGGGATGCGATATCGTCACTGCCGGAATGTTGTAGTGGACTCCAAGGGGCAAGAGTTATACTTCCTAGCTGTAGAATCAGGTATGAAATTTACCCATTTTACCGAATGCTTCATGCAGAGAGACCACCGCCTATGCCAGCAATTCTTCCTCCACCTCTGCCTCCAGGTTCGTCACAGAAAGTTCGTTTTAATAGCCTCTCTCACCTACAACTGAATCATAAACTACctatctataaaaaataataaaaatcataaactaCCTTGTGCATAAATGAAACACTCATGTTTGTTATACATAAGTATGCACCACTAAAATAAAGCTAGCTGGTcgtttttttttacaaagaaaGTGTCACCTTAATAAACCCCAAGGGGTGGCATGATGGTCAGGACCTGGGACGGAAGGGCATTTCTCCCTTTTGATCTCAGGTTTGAGTCCTGAGGCTGCTACTTCTTCTTGAGGTCAGCTACCCGGGCATAGTCAGCATTTAAAGGCTCCATTTCTATAGTGGCGCTATGAATGAGGCTAGAGATTAGTTTGTCAATCCTGGTTGGGCTAAGTAGCAAGAGGTACTGTTTGGCTATAGGTGGACCATGATAccctctattaaaaaaaaaaaaaaaaaaattgtaagtacGTACCGTaataaattttagggaaaaatacacgtACCAATCTCAAACTATCACCTCATTGTAAATGttctcccaaactatcaattgtgttaatatccctcttaaacttaaaaataaaaataaaaaaaaaaaaaaaaaaaaaaaagtcaatgttCCCCAATGCCATAATAACCttcataaaatcataaaattcttaaaataatagaaaaatgaaaactaagatatatatatataattttttaaaaaaaaaagaaaaaagaaaaaaaaagttttaacttatttttcgttttttattttaattttttcgttttttatatttcgtttttaatatttttttgttttctttattttgtttttatttttaatttctatttgtttttatttcatcttttttgctttagtttcttttataatgacatttttgtcttattgaaaaaacttTATGGTCATTTAGCAGTTTAGACGGACGTTAACaaattgagtgatagtttgaggtGTAAATGTGTACTTTCTCTTAAGTATTAATACAATTAATTTTGGAAATGCGTATATGagacacttttttatttttatttttctttatctagtttaaatttttaattgagttctatatattaaaaaaataaataaataaaacttttccCTCGTAAAAAATACCAAAAGGcaaaacttattttaaaagaaaaaataataattaagatagATTAGTAATTTGACGtacaaaaaaaaacccgatTATTATGAAAACCCGATTGAATTGAAATGGTTAAGAACAAACGTGCCCGGGTTTATCAAATTTGACCAGGTTTATGTATAAATAATCCAATTAGAGAACAATCATGTTTACAAAGGCGGCGTTTGGAAGAATAAGTTGGTTCGTTTGAACGATAGGTTTCACTCATTTCTTCTAGTAGCCGTTGGGACTCGTACCAATCGAGCTTGCAACCGAGCAACACTGCCTCTTTGTGATCTTCAGTTCGTTCGGATGAGTACCGATCGAGCAACACTGTATCTCCAATGAAATCTCCTCATTCGATCGCATAGTGAACGAACCTTCTGGCTGAGCAATACTGCAAGACTTAATTTTATGCATTGGAATAATCTTGTTTGATCGAGTCTCCGAACAAGTCTTTCAACCAAGCAATACTGGAACTTCCGTTAAGTCTCCTGTCCGGACCCACAACAAACGAGCTAGCGACCGAACAATACTGGAACAGTGCTTGAGCATCATGTTCGGTCAAGTCTCTGAACACATCTTCCAACCCAAAACACTGAAACTTTACTGAAAAATCTCGTCTGGACGAACATCGAACTACCTAGCAAACGAAACTCTGGTTCTTCAACAAATTAAAACTCACAATTTTACTAACTAGCGCAAGGACAGAACTCAGCCTATCAAATATTCCCGACACCAAAATGTTATGAATACTGAATTTGCTACTCAACATAATACCTAACAATTTCAACTTTATAGGGTATTGTTCTGCCCAGTAGCATATGGTTTTGACACAACGAATTAAACAAGATTGTCTATTAATTGTCTAGTATTTGatcaaaaaattattgttattattacttTGAAAGCATCATTTATTACAGACCACGCATCCCTTTATCTTATCAATGAAACCGAATATTGTTTATgcagggaaaaggaaaagatcaATCTTATTTCTCACAATTATTCCTATTGTTGCTCTGATTTCTGTCTCTGCGGTGCTCTTGATCATTATGATCTACTACTTCCTTTGTAGAAGAGCCAAAAAAGAGTACAATGCTATACATAGAGAAAATggtacaaaataaataatttgatctcatacatttaattttataaattatgctGATGCTATTGAAAGCAACAACTGTAGGGTCCTTGCAATTTGATTTCGCTACAGTTGAAGCTGCCACTGCCAAGTTCTCAGATGATAACAAGCTAGGTGCAGGTGGATTTGGTGAAGTTTACAAGGTAAAGGGTTAACTTttcattatttcttaatttactcttcttcttttatttttattttttgtgaggaTCCTATTCATTTAGGTTTAGCTAGTTTAGCTTAAGgttatgatgctgcatttttatcaatttactacaaaaaactctacaattggccgcgtgtctacagtacctgttactgtagacatgcgtccaattagccacgtgtatacagtacacgtggctagaAATATGCGcatcacagttggccgcgtgtatttaatacacgtggccaattgtttttattaaatatatattaataaaaataaatttattaagttttgtatatagccacgtgtattaaatacacgtggctaattgtttttattaaatatatattaataaaagcaaattttattatgtatatatacgtataagAAATTGGCCGTGTGGCCTAAAGACACGCTGCCAAAATTTGGCAGTTTCAAATTTGCTTCAAATGCATGTTCCCGCGCGCCAGTACTGGACAGCAGCTTCAAAAGCAAATTTGCTTCAAAAAAATCGATAAACagcagctctctctctcccgcgcgccactAGACATGCAgatctgtctctctctctctctctctctctcctctgtatcgcactctctctctctctctcacggtgtgttctctctctctctctctctctgtctctcgctctctctctcgctctctctctctctctctctctctctctctctctctctctgtctcttgctctctctctctttctctgtatctctctctctgtctctcgctctctctctctctctgtctctcgctctctctctctctctgtatctctctctctgtctcttgctctctctctctttctctgtatctctctctctgtctctctctgtctctctctctctctgtatctctctctctctcgctctctctctctctgtctctcgttctttgtctctctgtctcttgctctctctctctctgtctctcgctctctctgtctctctctctctctctctgtctctctgtctctctctctctctctatctctctctctctctctctgtatctctctctctctctctctactgaacttgcttgtgttttcctttttctttttcttttttcagttattatatttttttcctctaaaaataaagaattaaattaaaaatacaatcaattatttaaaaaataattcaatacagatttaaattaaataaaaaattattttttaatttttttttttaaaaataacatattgccacgtgtattaaaatacacgcggctaacaattggccgcgcgtattttaatacacgcggccaattgtgcagTTAGTGTCAACCGGACCCAccgcgtgtatttacgtggccacttgcacgcggccaacagttcgccacgtgtacagtgaccgtacacgtggcgaactgcaagtggcgaaaaacaattttttttgtagtgattctAAGGTGTGGATTGGAATAATTAGTCAGAATACATTCTCAGGGTACACTCCCTAATAAACAAGAAGTAGCTGTGAAAAGGCTATCAAAAAGGTCTGGACAAGGTGAAGGAGAATTTAAAAACGAGATTGAATTGGTTGCCAAGCTTCATCACAAAAATCTTGTAAGACTATTGGGATTTTGCttggaaggagaagaaaagatacTTATTTACGAATTTGTGCCCAACAAAAGCCTTGACTACTTTCTATATGGTATGTCCCTTCTTGGCGTGAATGTCTATTTTGCTTATATGCCAAACAAATGCAGGATTAAGAATTCAACGATCGAGAATCTATCTGTTCATTAGATTAAATTTCCTTTCTATATTAgtctaatgttttttttttcttttcttcaaagttAATGGTATTAGTTGTATTCTTATTTTGCTTTCGTCTATTAATATAATccgaatatttaattttcatgaaTTTCTAGACCCTCAAAGACAAGGACAACTAGATTGGTCAAAACGttacaaaattattaaaggAATTGCTCGAGGAATTCTTTATCTTCATGAGGATTCTCGACTAAGAATTATACATCGTGATCTTAAATCCAGCAATGTTTTGTTAGATGGGGATatgaatccaaaaatatcagattttggcTTGGCGAAGCTTTTTGAAATTGATCAAACACGAGGACATACTCGTAGGATTGCCGGCACACTGTAAGTTTCAAATGTTGGcctatttctttaatttagattagagaatttattttgtcatcCTACTTCCACTTATCATCCAACATGAATGTGTGGAGTAATCTTAGATTTACCATGTTCGATCATTGCATTCTTAACATAAACAAGTTAGCATgtcttattaattactaacatTCCTGCATCATTGACACTGTTATGTAGTGGTTATATGCCTCCAGAATATGCCATACGCGGACAATTCTCTGTTAAGTCTGATGTGTATGGTTTTGGTATCTTAATTCTAGAGATTTTAAGTGGCAACAAGATTAATTCTTTCTATCAATCAGATGGTGGTGGAAACCTTTTAAGCTATGTGAGTATGAACCAAGTATTCTGACTTCTGTTTTCCTTGATTCATTAATTTCCAACAAAATCAGGTCCATTTGGGGACATTACTTAACCAATTGGTGCAGGCTTGGAAGCATTGGAGGGATGGAACGCCCTTAGAATTGTTGGATCCAACTTTGAGAGATTCTTACTTGACAAAAGAATTCATGAAATGCCTCCAAATTGGCCTACTATGTGTTCAGGAGGATCCAACTAGGAGGCCAACAATAGCATCTATAGTTCTCATGCTAAACAAGTCACAATCGGTTATTTATCCATCACCTCAACAACCAGCATATTGTAGTGGAACACATCAAAGCATGCCTTTAGAGTCTGTTAATGAAACACCGATGACAGATGTATCCCCTCGATAGTATGAGAAGTAAGGGCTTCACTAGAATTCACATCTATTTGGATTGGGATTCCCTACACTAATACACTCATTAGTAtgttcaaattttattgaaattcagACATCTTTAAAGAGGGAAGTTGTAACCCTTATTGGAATAACTTCCATTGTTTCAACTACGTACACATGcaagataagataagaaattAATCAAGATAAAGTTGTAGACCATGTCCAAAAGAGTATCAGATAACATCATCTCCAAGTTCAAATTGTATCTTTGAATAGTTGCAACAAACTTATTAGAAGATTAGTTTCATtgatttcaaattcaaaagataATTAAGTGTATATCATGTACATGTCATTATGAATACAAGCATCGTCACAATATCCTCAATGAGGCATTAATTACGTATACAAACAATatctatattttaatatatggtATATGTCAGAGATTTAAGACAAAACgtcaattttttcctttttgcatACTTCCTTTCTTTGCTAGTATGTCTACTAATTAGGGAAACAATGTTCAAACTCAAAATTAAAAGTGCTTACAAACACTAAATTTGAAGAGACACATTTTATGAGATGCCGAAGCTTTAATTGAAACATCGGAAATAGGGGTGGGTAGAACCCACCCTCACCAGCAGATTCGCCCCTCCCCACCCAGCCCTGATTTTCACGGATATTGCGTGAATAACTTATGCAGATTGATGGACTGCTGATCCATGACTTACAGGGCGGATTGCGGAAATGGATTTTTTCCAATCCacaaacccgccccgccccgagGTAAGTTTTAAACCAAGTGAAATTTTCAGTAAAACTGAAACCGTATGGCCATAGCATCAGATTTACCCCCAAAGCCAAAGGCCAAAACCTTGAAACCCTAACCTAACACGActactctttttcttctttcaatctTGTATACCAGACTGTGAATCTCCTCctctttatcttcttttacttGTCGTTGTCCAGGTCCTTTGTTGTTATCAAATCTTCACTCGTCATTGCGGATGCACATTTAGGTTATAGATTTTATCTGCCAGCATTCATAGACTTTCATGGTAGAATCTACCACGCAAGTGTATTGTGTCACATGCATTTTACTGAAGCTTGGCTAAGAAGAGATTTGAGAAGAACAGGAGTATGTGGAAGCTTCGAGAAAGTCTAGGGATAAGGGGTTGTCTTGCAAAGGGAAGCTACGTGGCAGTAAGTGGTGGAAGCAGGATTGTGATTTATTATTATGGTTttcgaccaaaaaaaaaaaaaaaaagaaaaaagaagagaataccGAACCCGTCCTGATCCATGCTACCCGAGGCCCAGCGGGTTGACTATTCGTTATGCGGGTTGCAGATCTCgattttcaaacccgttcactgCGAGGTGGTTTGTGAAAAACATGCAAATCAGGCTTCCGGCCTGCACCCACCCTTAATCGGAGATGAGAGGAGCAAAACCTCAATTAGTGAAAAGGTAGGCTTGATTGATTGCCGTGACTAGGGAATTACCTTCCAAATTAATGCAAAGAGTTTCCAAAATGGCGGAAAGGGggtttcattatttttaatttttagtttttagttttttttttttatatatatatatatttattaagagtatttttgttattagagGATATTGTCAATTGGTTGTTAATTAGTTCGACGAAGGCACGTGAActttttccttaattatttAGTGCCCTTAAGAATATTTATAGCTTTTACTACAACTTTGTAAGAATTAACGTAACAGTTCTAATGAATGTCACTGGCAAAATATggacaataaatttaattatttaataacgaAAAAACGAAGTATCAATTACGGCAACTGCATGCGAACCAATAGATGAGCTTCACGTGGCATCAAGCCGAAGGCGGTGATAACCGTGGCCTGGCTCTGTTGCTTCCCCTTATTCCAGCCTTAGCTTGGGTGCTCTTCAACATCCTCTAGCTAGCCAGCTCTGAACCAAATCAACCGCATGCGTAGCACCAAGGGGCTCATCATCGGGCCTGGGCTCGGTGGCTGGGTTGGCTGCATCCGGATTCATGTACGTCAACGCCCCATGCAAAAGCTAGTGAGCTTGCCATGATTGCCGATGCTTCTGCGAGCGACAACAGGGGACAGTTTCTTCTCATCGTTGTTACTCCGGCCCTTCTTTGGGTCCCCTAATATATTCTACAACCGGCCTTGAACCAGA
This DNA window, taken from Alnus glutinosa chromosome 5, dhAlnGlut1.1, whole genome shotgun sequence, encodes the following:
- the LOC133868301 gene encoding cysteine-rich receptor-like protein kinase 10 isoform X2 translates to MGMASFNVSTTLVVFTLLCMSREAAGIEYLHHICSNSSTVTFTPNSTYQSNLYQLLFSLSSNAGHEGGFYNTTVGQNASDTVYGLFLCRGDLSTQECQDYVDIATQEVINQYCPIQKTAVIWYEECMLRYSDQYFFSTMNTLSGFYVPSHKNISADSNQFNQLLMLTMNDSVSQVANVSTGAKKFATKEANFMGSQILYTLEQCMPDVSSSDCSICIRDAISSLPECCSGLQGARVILPSCRIRYEIYPFYRMLHAERPPPMPAILPPPLPPGKRKRSILFLTIIPIVALISVSAVLLIIMIYYFLCRRAKKEYNAIHRENGSLQFDFATVEAATAKFSDDNKLGAGGFGEVYKGTLPNKQEVAVKRLSKRSGQGEGEFKNEIELVAKLHHKNLVRLLGFCLEGEEKILIYEFVPNKSLDYFLYDPQRQGQLDWSKRYKIIKGIARGILYLHEDSRLRIIHRDLKSSNVLLDGDMNPKISDFGLAKLFEIDQTRGHTRRIAGTLGYMPPEYAIRGQFSVKSDVYGFGILILEILSGNKINSFYQSDGGGNLLSYAWKHWRDGTPLELLDPTLRDSYLTKEFMKCLQIGLLCVQEDPTRRPTIASIVLMLNKSQSVIYPSPQQPAYCSGTHQSMPLESVNETPMTDVSPR
- the LOC133868301 gene encoding cysteine-rich receptor-like protein kinase 10 isoform X1 — encoded protein: MGMASFNVSTTLVVFTLLCMSREAAGIEYLHHICSNSSTVTFTPNSTYQSNLYQLLFSLSSNAGHEGGFYNTTVGQNASDTVYGLFLCRGDLSTQECQDYVDIATQEVINQYCPIQKTAVIWYEECMLRYSDQYFFSTMNTLSGFYVPSHKNISADSNQFNQLLMLTMNDSVSQVANVSTGAKKFATKEANFMGSQILYTLEQCMPDVSSSDCSICIRDAISSLPECCSGLQGARVILPSCRIRYEIYPFYRMLHAERPPPMPAILPPPLPPGKRKRSILFLTIIPIVALISVSAVLLIIMIYYFLCRRAKKEYNAIHRENATTVGSLQFDFATVEAATAKFSDDNKLGAGGFGEVYKGTLPNKQEVAVKRLSKRSGQGEGEFKNEIELVAKLHHKNLVRLLGFCLEGEEKILIYEFVPNKSLDYFLYDPQRQGQLDWSKRYKIIKGIARGILYLHEDSRLRIIHRDLKSSNVLLDGDMNPKISDFGLAKLFEIDQTRGHTRRIAGTLGYMPPEYAIRGQFSVKSDVYGFGILILEILSGNKINSFYQSDGGGNLLSYAWKHWRDGTPLELLDPTLRDSYLTKEFMKCLQIGLLCVQEDPTRRPTIASIVLMLNKSQSVIYPSPQQPAYCSGTHQSMPLESVNETPMTDVSPR
- the LOC133868301 gene encoding cysteine-rich receptor-like protein kinase 10 isoform X6, whose protein sequence is MIYYFLCRRAKKEYNAIHKENGSLQFDFATVEAATAKFSDDNKLGAGGFGEVYKGTLPNKQEVAVKRLSKRSGQGEGEFKNEIELVAKLHHKNLVRLLGFCLEGEEKILIYEFVPNKSLDYFLYDPQRQGQLDWSKRYKIIKGIARGILYLHEDSRLRIIHRDLKSSNVLLDGDMNPKISDFGLAKLFEIDQTRGHTRRIAGTLGYMPPEYAIRGQFSVKSDVYGFGILILEILSGNKINSFYQSDGGGNLLSYAWKHWRDGTPLELLDPTLRDSYLTKEFMKCLQIGLLCVQEDPTRRPTIASIVLMLNKSQSVIYPSPQQPAYCSGTHQSMPLESVNETPMTDVSPR
- the LOC133868301 gene encoding cysteine-rich receptor-like protein kinase 10 isoform X5, whose product is MGMASFNVSTTLVVFTLLCMSREAAGIEYLHHICSNSSTVTFTPNSTYQSNLYQLLFSLSSNAGHEGGFYNTTVGQNASDTVYGLFLCRGDLSTQECQDYVDIATQEVINQYCPIQKTAVIWYEECMLRYSDQYFFSTMNTLSGFYVPSHKNISADSNQFNQLLMLTMNDSVSQVANVSTGAKKFATKEANFMGSQILYTLEQCMPDVSSSDCSICIRDAISSLPECCSGLQGARVILPSCRIRYEIYPFYRMLHAERPPPMPAILPPPLPPGKRKRSILFLTIIPIVALISVSAVLLIIMIYYFLCRRAKKEYNAIHRENATTVGSLQFDFATVEAATAKFSDDNKLGAGGFGEVYKGTLPNKQEVAVKRLSKRSGQGEGEFKNEIELVAKLHHKNLVRLLGFCLEGEEKILIYEFVPNKSLDYFLYDPQRQGQLDWSKRYKIIKGIARGILYLHEDSRLRIIHRDLKSSNVLLDGDMNPKISDFGLAKLFEIDQTRGHTRRIAGTLSIWGHYLTNWCRLGSIGGMERP
- the LOC133868301 gene encoding cysteine-rich receptor-like protein kinase 10 isoform X4, with the protein product MGMASFNVSTTLVVFTLLCMSREAAGIEYLHHICSNSSTVTFTPNSTYQSNLYQLLFSLSSNAGHEGGFYNTTVGQNASDTVYGLFLCRGDLSTQECQDYVDIATQEVINQYCPIQKTAVIWYEECMLRYSDQYFFSTMNTLSGFYVPSHKNISADSNQFNQLLMLTMNDSVSQVANVSTGAKKFATKEANFMGSQILYTLEQCMPDVSSSDCSICIRDAISSLPECCSGLQGARVILPSCRIRYEIYPFYRMLHAERPPPMPAILPPPLPPGKRKRSILFLTIIPIVALISVSAVLLIIMIYYFLCRRAKKEYNAIHRENATTVGSLQFDFATVEAATAKFSDDNKLGAGGFGEVYKGTLPNKQEVAVKRLSKRSGQGEGEFKNEIELVAKLHHKNLVRLLGFCLEGEEKILIYEFVPNKSLDYFLYDGDMNPKISDFGLAKLFEIDQTRGHTRRIAGTLGYMPPEYAIRGQFSVKSDVYGFGILILEILSGNKINSFYQSDGGGNLLSYAWKHWRDGTPLELLDPTLRDSYLTKEFMKCLQIGLLCVQEDPTRRPTIASIVLMLNKSQSVIYPSPQQPAYCSGTHQSMPLESVNETPMTDVSPR
- the LOC133868301 gene encoding cysteine-rich receptor-like protein kinase 10 isoform X3, giving the protein MGMASFNVSTTLVVFTLLCMSREAAGIEYLHHICSNSSTVTFTPNSTYQSNLYQLLFSLSSNAGHEGGFYNTTVGQNASDTVYGLFLCRGDLSTQECQDYVDIATQEVINQYCPIQKTAVIWYEECMLRYSDQYFFSTMNTLSGFYVPSHKNISADSNQFNQLLMLTMNDSVSQVANVSTGAKKFATKEANFMGSQILYTLEQCMPDVSSSDCSICIRDAISSLPECCSGLQGARVILPSCRIRYEIYPFYRMLHAERPPPMPAILPPPLPPGKRKRSILFLTIIPIVALISVSAVLLIIMIYYFLCRRAKKEYNAIHRENVEAATAKFSDDNKLGAGGFGEVYKGTLPNKQEVAVKRLSKRSGQGEGEFKNEIELVAKLHHKNLVRLLGFCLEGEEKILIYEFVPNKSLDYFLYDPQRQGQLDWSKRYKIIKGIARGILYLHEDSRLRIIHRDLKSSNVLLDGDMNPKISDFGLAKLFEIDQTRGHTRRIAGTLGYMPPEYAIRGQFSVKSDVYGFGILILEILSGNKINSFYQSDGGGNLLSYAWKHWRDGTPLELLDPTLRDSYLTKEFMKCLQIGLLCVQEDPTRRPTIASIVLMLNKSQSVIYPSPQQPAYCSGTHQSMPLESVNETPMTDVSPR